In Trichocoleus desertorum NBK24, the following are encoded in one genomic region:
- the def gene encoding peptide deformylase yields the protein MTSEVLVEKKKLDNPPLEIHHLGDRVLRQPAKRINKVDAEIRELVREMLQTMYSADGIGLAAPQVAMQKQLIVIDCEPDDSTNQPLILINPSVKHMGRDICVAQEGCLSIPGVYLDVKRPAAVEVSYKDEYGRPQKLSATGLLARAIQHEMDHLNGVLFVDRVENGLALNQELAKHGFSAQAVKPMA from the coding sequence ATGACTTCTGAGGTTCTGGTCGAGAAGAAAAAGTTAGATAATCCTCCTTTAGAGATTCACCATCTTGGCGATCGCGTCTTGCGTCAGCCAGCGAAGCGGATCAACAAAGTAGATGCAGAAATCCGTGAATTGGTTCGTGAGATGCTGCAAACAATGTATAGCGCTGACGGAATTGGGTTAGCGGCTCCTCAAGTGGCTATGCAGAAACAGCTAATTGTGATCGATTGTGAGCCAGACGACTCCACCAACCAACCGCTAATTTTGATCAACCCCAGCGTTAAGCATATGGGTCGCGATATCTGTGTGGCTCAAGAGGGTTGCCTCAGCATTCCAGGAGTTTATCTGGATGTTAAGCGACCTGCTGCGGTCGAGGTATCTTATAAAGACGAGTATGGACGGCCCCAAAAGCTTAGTGCGACAGGTCTGCTTGCTCGTGCCATTCAGCATGAAATGGATCACCTAAATGGTGTGTTATTTGTAGATCGTGTCGAGAATGGTCTCGCTCTGAATCAAGAGTTAGCTAAGCATGGTTTCTCAGCCCAAGCTGTCAAGCCTATGGCTTAG